CACCTGTGAGTTGGTCTTTATTAATTGCCGAGTTCCCAGAGAAAACGTGCTAGGTGAAATCCATCATGGTGCCAAAGTACTGATGAGTGGATTGGACTATGAACGCGTTGTATTGGCAGCAGGCCCTTTAGGTATTGCCCAAGCCTGCCTCGATCTTGTTATCCCTTATATTCACGAACGAAAACAGTTCGGAAAAGCCATTGGCGAGTTCGAGCTTATCCAAGCCAAAGTTGCCGACATGTACACTCAGCTCAATGCCGCTCGCAGCTATGTTTATACCGTAGCGAAAGCTTGCGATCGTGGTGAAGTCACACGTAAAGATGCCGCAGGCGTCATTTTGCTCAGTGCCGAACTAGCAACAAAAATGGCATTAGAAACTATTCAAATCCTCGGGGGAAACGGCTATATCAATGATTATCCCGCAGGTCGGCTATTACGCGATGCCAAACTCTATGAAATTGGTGCAGGTACATCAGAAATAAGACGCATGCTAATTGGACGTGAATTGTTCGCAGAATCAGCACGCTAAGGATCAAGCGATGGCACAGCTCACATCAAAAATAGACACTTCAAGCCAGCTGTTTATCAACAATCAAGCTAACATGCAGCAACTGGTAGACGACTTAAACTTACAACTAACGAACATCAAACAAGGTGGTGGTAAAAACGCGCATGAACATCAACAGAAACAGGGCAAACAAGCGGTCAGAGAGAGAATAAAGCAGCTACTCGATAACGATTCAGATTGGCTTGAAATTGCGCCTTATGCCGCATTGAATGTCTATAACGAACCCGTTCCTTGCGCAGGGGTTGTCGCTGGGATTGGTTATGTCCACCAGCAAGCTTGCATGATCATTGCCAATGATCCTTCCGTTAAAGGCGGCACCTATTTCCCTCTCACAGTTAAAAAGCACCTTAGAGCACAAGAAATTGCAGAAAAATGCCAGCTTCCATGTGTTTACTTAGTAGATTCAGGTGGTGCGAACTTGCCACATCAAGCCGAAGTCTTTGCCGATCGTGATCACTTCGGTCGAATCTTTTTCAACCAAGCCCAAATGTCAGCCAAAGGCATTCCACAAATCGCAGTAGTAATGGGCTTATGTACTGCGGGCGGAGCTTATATACCCGCAATGGCTGATGTTTCTATTATGGTCAAAGATCAAGCTACTATTTATTTAGCTGGCCCTCCCCTTGTTAAAGCCGCAACAGGCGAAAAAGTCACTGCACAAGAGCTAGGTGGTGCTGACGTGCATTGTAAAAAATCAGGGCTCGCTGATTATTACGCCACTGATGAAAAACATGCGTTAGATCTTGCTCGTGAAGCCATAACTAGTTGTCACTATTCATCTAACTCTTCATCTGAAACACCTTCAAATTTAAACACTTATACACCTAAATACCCAATAGACGATCTCTATGGCATTGTTGGTACTAATGTCCGTATTCCATTCGATGTCAAAGAGGTCATTGCTCGTTTAGTTGATCATTCTGACTTTGACGAATTTAAAGCCATGTTTGGTAATACCCTTGTATGTGGTTTTGCCAAAATCAATGGCAATCCAATTGGGATCATTGCCAATAACGGCATTATATTTTCAGAATCAGCGCAAAAAGGTGCGCACTTTGTTGAGCTATGCTGCAAACGCAAAATTCCGCTGCTGTTTTTGCAAAACATTACTGGATTCATGGTGGGAAAAAGAGTTGAAGCCGAAGGTATTGCCAAACATGGAGCAAAAATGGTGATGGCAGTCGCCTGTGCCAATGTGCCTAAGTTTACCGTGATCATCGGTGGTTCATATGGTGCAGGCAATTACGGCATGTGTGGACGTGCTTATGATCCAACCTTGTTATGGATGTGGCCTAATGCACGAATTTCGGTAATGGGTGGTGAGCAAGCTGCCGCTGTTTTATCCCAAGTGACACAAGCTATTCGCAAACGTGAAAACAAACCTTGGACAACGGAAGATGAACGCGATCTTAAACAACCGATTTTAGATTTATATGAAGAGCAAGGTCATCCTTATTATGCCAGTGCTCGGCTGTGGGATGATGGCATTATCGATCCTAAAGATACTCGAAAAGTGTTAGCGCAAGCATTAGCCATAGTGCATCACTTACCTATTTCCGACACCCGGTTTGGTATATTCCGCATGTAGTGCTGAGGTCATAATATGAATACACAGCCCACTGTATTAGTTTCTGTTTCTACAACGGGTGTTGCGACACTCACCTTAAATCGAGCAGAGAAATCCAACGCTTTTGATCCCAATATGATCACAGCACTCCTCACAGCACTTGATCAACTTAAAACACGAGACAACATTCGCTGTTTAATACTCAATGCTAACGGCAAACACTTTTCATCAGGTGCTGATCTTAATTGGATGAAAAGCATGGCATTAAAAACAGAGGCTGAGAATAAACAAGATGCATCACAACTTGCCGCATTACTCGAGCGGCTATACCGCTTTCCAGCGCCAACCATAGCCGTTGTTCAAGGGGCTGCTTTTGGTGGCGCACTCGGTTTGATCTGCTGTTGTGATATTAGTATTGCAAGTCCACAAGCAAAATTCTGTTTAAGTGAAGCCAAACTAGGATTAGTACCCGCAACCATTGCGCCATATGTCTGCCAAGCGATAGGAGTTAGACAAGCACAACGCTACATGCTCACTACGGAATTAATCACCGCAAGGACAGCGCAAACATTGGGGCTCATCCATTTAATTAGTGACGATCTTGCACTACAAACGCAACACATAATTAATGCATTACTCAATAACAGCCCGAACGCATTACGCACTATCAAACAGTTATGCCAACAGTGCGAGCACAACTCTATCGACCAAAAACTTATTAATTATACCAGTGACTTAATTGCTCACATTCGTTGTACCCCAGAAGCACAAGAAGGTATACAAGCCTTTTTTGAGCAATCACAGCCAAGCTGGAGTATTCGCCATGACGACAAAGATCACTAATCTAATCAAAGATAAACTGCCGAAACAGGTGACGATATTTGAGGTAGGCCCTCGTGATGGCTTACAAAATGAGCCTCATCTAGCCTCACTTGGTAGTCAAGCGACAACACTGAAAATTGAGTTAATTAATGCGCTTAGTGAAACCGGATTACGCCATATCGAATCAGGTGCCTTTGTCTCACCAAAAATGATCCCTACCATGGCAGATTCAAGCTCTGTCATGTCGCAAATTAATCGGCAACCTCAAGTTTGTTATTCAGCATTAACACCTAACCTTAAAGGAC
The genomic region above belongs to Photobacterium leiognathi and contains:
- a CDS encoding enoyl-CoA hydratase-related protein, with amino-acid sequence MNTQPTVLVSVSTTGVATLTLNRAEKSNAFDPNMITALLTALDQLKTRDNIRCLILNANGKHFSSGADLNWMKSMALKTEAENKQDASQLAALLERLYRFPAPTIAVVQGAAFGGALGLICCCDISIASPQAKFCLSEAKLGLVPATIAPYVCQAIGVRQAQRYMLTTELITARTAQTLGLIHLISDDLALQTQHIINALLNNSPNALRTIKQLCQQCEHNSIDQKLINYTSDLIAHIRCTPEAQEGIQAFFEQSQPSWSIRHDDKDH
- a CDS encoding carboxyl transferase domain-containing protein codes for the protein MAQLTSKIDTSSQLFINNQANMQQLVDDLNLQLTNIKQGGGKNAHEHQQKQGKQAVRERIKQLLDNDSDWLEIAPYAALNVYNEPVPCAGVVAGIGYVHQQACMIIANDPSVKGGTYFPLTVKKHLRAQEIAEKCQLPCVYLVDSGGANLPHQAEVFADRDHFGRIFFNQAQMSAKGIPQIAVVMGLCTAGGAYIPAMADVSIMVKDQATIYLAGPPLVKAATGEKVTAQELGGADVHCKKSGLADYYATDEKHALDLAREAITSCHYSSNSSSETPSNLNTYTPKYPIDDLYGIVGTNVRIPFDVKEVIARLVDHSDFDEFKAMFGNTLVCGFAKINGNPIGIIANNGIIFSESAQKGAHFVELCCKRKIPLLFLQNITGFMVGKRVEAEGIAKHGAKMVMAVACANVPKFTVIIGGSYGAGNYGMCGRAYDPTLLWMWPNARISVMGGEQAAAVLSQVTQAIRKRENKPWTTEDERDLKQPILDLYEEQGHPYYASARLWDDGIIDPKDTRKVLAQALAIVHHLPISDTRFGIFRM